The Panicum virgatum strain AP13 chromosome 3N, P.virgatum_v5, whole genome shotgun sequence genome includes the window TGGTACCTTTCCCAGTATCATTCTTGGGAGTACTTTCATCACCTGCATCTTTCAAATGTAGAATCTTACTGCCTTTAATCTTGACTTTGGGTATCATATCAACATTGTTTGCCACAGCTTTCATGGATGGAGATTTCAAATTCTTTTCTGAACTTCGAGTTGAAGATGAATAAGCATTACCATCATTCTTCAAAGGACTCCTATCATGATTACCATCTATACTTTGATCTCCCAAACGGTTATTTGATGATTTAGCATCATGCCTTCTCTCCAAAAATATTTCATCATGGCCATCATTTGTTTTATTACCCTGACCACCTTTCTTTTTGGAAGGCTTCTTATTTGACCCTGAGCTCTTCAAAACAATCTTCTCTTGCTCAGGTGTATCTGATGGAGCCTTACTACTGTTGCTTTTCAATGAAAACTTTAAAGTATTCCTACCATCATTTTTCAATACATATGGAGCAGGTTTCTCTTCATCCGAGTTTGGATACGATGGAGAGACATCTTCAAGAGAAGGTAATGCAGCAGCAGCCCGCAAGCTAACCATAAGTTCTTGATCAACAACATCCCTCCTCTTCCAAAGCTCCCGAATTGCATCCTCAGTGTCCCTGATCTGAAGATAGCAAAATGGGTGTTAGATGACACACTATAGAAGTGAGGCATGATGACAGAAGTATTCACCTGGGAGCACTCGCCACGGCATGCCGCACATGTGTACTGAAGGTTTTGGTCAGCTTGGAACTGTTGGTACTTTTCCTCACTGCATAATATATGGAACGACCGTATAAAACATAAAGCCAACAAGAAGAAAAGGGATTGAAAAGGATGGTAATGCATAAAGTTGAAACAGAGGAAACAAAAAAAGGAGTGCAATTATTCAAACAAACATAGGGTTCACACTTGTACAGACCTGATGCCATCACACTCAATATGCACCCATTTTTCACAAACATCACAGCAAACCATAGGTATCACTTCAGAGTCTCTATAAACCTGAAACAGGAGGGAACCCAAAACAGAAGATATCATATAAGCACATGTCAATAAAATGAAAACAGAATATTATGGAACATATGAACAAATATTACTCCATATATGTTTTGATTAAAACTAAAATCAAGTCTCAATCGAAGAGACTTCAAACTATAAACAAATAATTTACATCACTTCAACATCTCAAGCATGCAAACACTATCTTGTAAGGCAACGGGGCATAAACAAGTAAAATTCAAATCCCTAAAATTGAACAGCGTATGGTAAATTTCAAAAGCTAaaataaatgcttctcttgttgGGAACGTAGTACTTATACCAGAGAAAAGGTAATAGGAAAGGGGGTACCTTCAAGCAAATCGGGCAGTAGTTTCCTTTAACAAACAATCGCCCACAAGCATCACAACATGTGTACCCCAAAAACCACCTATAGTTCCAAATTCATAGTGTTACACCCAAAAAAAACTGTGACATCAGGTAGTCAATACCAGTTAAAAAGAAGTTTTGAATCAGTACCTTGTGCTATGGCCACTACCGGGCACACCAGATCCACAGCTGTGACACCTTGTATGTTTTGGACATAAATATGGTCCATGGGTAACATTCTGCAATGTCACATCCGGTGTTCAATGATGACAAATAGAAGCAGATGCAATCTATACCAAAGGGGTTGTGGTGGAGGAATGTTCACCTTGTGTGATGGTTGCTGACAGTAACAGTGATACGCACCATCACACCTTTTACAGAACATCAACTTATTGGGATCACCAGGCCGCCGGCATACCTATATAGATGGCAAGTATTGATAAAACAGAAAACCAAGTACAGAAGCTAGTGCTACCCATCACGTATCAGAAGCAGTACATGCTTTAAAGATGCAAATTCAATGTACAGGTCAAGGATAATATGATGCAACTAGAATGACAACTGACCTCACAACTGCGGCAAGACGGACAGACCCATGAGCTCCAGTGGAAAAGATCTAGAAGGAAGGTTAATCTATCAGAAGATGTACAGGAATGAATAGGTGCTGAAGGGACAATAAAAGGGAAAATTTTGTATTACCTCTATGCTCCCCCCAGCTTTTCAAACAGTTTCTATGATATTTTTTGTTGCAGAGCTTACATGGAAGCATTTTGGCAGCTTTTGTGCTGCCCTCATTTTCTCCAAAACAGCATAAACGGCACATAACCTTGACAGAAGCATTTCCTTGATCCTCCCCATCCCACTCATCTTCATCTCCTTCTGCCTCCTGAAAAAACGGAAGGAGCCTTCTTAGATTGCGAGACCCAAGATGGAAACAGATTACAGTAATATGGAAAGTTAACACTAATTATTAGCATCAACTAAAGAAGCAAAAGCCTAAAATATCCTATTGGTAAGTAACATTGTTTGCAATTGGAACTTGCCAAGATGACCAGAAGTTGTATCCAAGGACTAAGCATTACTGCATCATGTGGTGACTCAAAAACAAATGAGAAAAAATATCTATTGTGGAAACTTTACAAGATACTGTTTAGACTTAATTTAAGTTACCATTGACACCCAGCTAAACAGTGGGCCTAGAAATAATAAATTACTTGTACATGAGTTACTCATGTATCTATCAGGGGCAGCTATCCATGTTTCTGCAAGGTTAGTCAAACAGGCATACAGCAATCAACTTGAGTTGAGTTCATGAGAAGCTCCACAAGAAACAGGTCTGTTTCTAAAGCTTATGTTCATTTGCTCCGCGACACGTGTGTCTGTTTCTAAAGCTTAGGTTCATTTATAGTAACATACACAATTATCTGTAGCACAGAACCTAAAGAACTTCAACCATTTCTCCCATGAAGGCCTAGGTAACGTCTAAGAGCAGCACCAAACACAAAAGGACAAACACGTGTATGCGCACGACCACTATGTCCAAGCATGACCTTTTTTTCATCCCACACGTACAATGCATGTAACCGATCATTTCTAAGCATTAAATCACCCAGATAACACGAAAGCTCAACAGGCATGAAAACCCGTCATAATATTATCCTCATACAGCCATCCCTCATTAAACGCAAGTAACGTCTTCCCACTTCGACCGTTAAACCTGAAATCCTGAACTACATATTATAGCTGACCCAACACATGGACAGCCCAAAGCCCCAAACAACAAAGCAAACACTGGAATAGCCAGCACAAATACAGTCAACGCGGAATCGGTATTAGCAAGGACGTAAAAAAAATCCCCTAGCAGCAAATAGCAAACTCAGCTGTGCACGAGCACGAATACCCATTAACGGTGCAATTTGCCTGGCCACACGAAAACAATCCCAGCCCTAAAACCTGCCAAAATACCCAGAAGAAACATCATTTACATCACCTACATGGTCCTAAAAAGACACGTAAAGAATCTAGGAACCAGGGTACTTTCTCCCACCATAATTCCCACTAATCCACACTTCCACAGCCCACGAGCTTCCCACATCTACAGTTCTACACAAACTCCTGCACGAGCTAGGCCGCGCCAGACACAGAACTAGCGCGAGACTCACCCGCGAACCCCCACACCACGGCAGCAAGCGCTAAAGCGCGAACCCTAGCCAGGACAAACACAAAGCTGCCAACGAAGGCACGAAGctacggaggaggaagagacggGGAGAGATCCGCTGACCGGCGATCCGTAGTCGCCGCTCTCGAGCCGCCTGGCGAAGTCCTCGGCCGCGTCGGcgccgcgctgcgccgccgcccggcgcgcCTCGCCCTCCCCGTCCTCGGGGCCCGGGTCCAGCGGCGGCACCTCCACCTGCACCGTGGCCCCATCCCCCACGCCGGCCCCGGGCGGCCGCAGCAGCCACGGATCCGCGAGGAAGccctcgagcgccgccgccgcgcccgcccacgccgccgccgccgcgccgaacCCTAGCTCGCAGTCGCACACCCTCCTGCTGCAGAGGAACACGGAGAGTGAGGGAGACGCCACCCGCCCGTGCGAACGCGAGGGAgtaagagagagaggggaggggagtgAGAGACAGAGGGTTGGGGGATTACCAAGTGATGGGGCACGCGACGTGAAACGCCATGGGAGGCGAAGGCAGGCGGGGGCGCGGGCGAGGCGGCCAGAGCCCCCGGTCGCGTCGGTCTGATTTCGAAACGAATTCGGGGGGAGGACGGGGCGCGGGGGTTTGGACGCGGTTTGGGGGAAATTCGGGGGGGATTTGGTGGGATTTTGGGTTTGGATTTGGAGGCGCAcgggcgaggcgggcggcggaggtgagggtgaggagcacggcgaggaggaggggagggtggGGGTGGTTTTGCGGATGGGCCCCCTGGGGGAATGGGGTTTTGTAGACCAGGACTCCGGCTGTTGCGTGTGGCTCTGGGTGTTTTCGCGTGGAGACCCTCGTGAAGTTGCGGAATTACTGGTGACAGTGTTTCGCCGGCACTAGTGTCTTTTTGAAGCCTCTTGTACAGCTGTAGCATCTGTTCATACATGTACTCATACCCACCCTATACACGCACGCCTCACTCACACCACACATATACAAATAAACCTACAACTACACTCAGATACGAAGACCGCGTCCCTCTTGAGATCACCGGAATCTTCTGACTCCGTAGGCGACGGGCACGTCACATTCTCATTGTGGCTCCACGCGTGAGAGGAAAACATTTAAAAATCATCCAAGTAGTGACTACACAACAGAGAACACTGTTCCCGGTCGCCCTGGGCACGAAAAACCGAAAccgagaaccgaaccgaaaaaaccgagaaccgaagccgaaccgaaccgaaaccgAGAAGTTCGGTTCCATTTCGGTTCCTGGTTCTTATGAACCGAAGTGCTCGGTACGGTTTCGGTTTTTATTCCAGTTACCCGAGGAACCGAATATTCAGCCCACGAAGAGTAATCTGGCCCAAGGCCCACCCAACCAAAACCCTAAATCCCCTACCCGTCCAGCCACCCACCCAGGCGTCCACTCACCCCGGACCTCACGGCCTCACCCGACACCCCCACCCCAGCCGCTGCCCCCTCACCACTCGACGGACGCGACGACGCCCACTCGCGGAGGCGCGGACCCGCCCACTCAGTACCCAGATCCGGCGACCCCCAAGGGCAAGGCGACGTGGCGGCGGCCACCCTCCCCGGCTCAGGCGCACGGCGGCACGGCACCAGCCACCGGCACCCCGCGCTCGCGCTCCGGGCCCCCCGACGGCCCGACCCCAAGACCCCAAGGCGGCGAGGCCCCCAGCCCCGAGCCCCCGACGCCCCGCCGCCCCGTCGTCCCGCAGTCCCAGCGCCGGCATCCCGACCCCGACCGCAGCCAgctgcccgccgccgtccagtgcccgcccgcccggccaCCAGCGCACTACTCCCATTCTCCTCCACAAAACGGCTGCATCATCAAGTGCTTCCTGCAATGTAAGTGGTATTTCTTGTGCTCTATAGTTTGTTTACTCATCTAGGACTCTTTCATGACTATTTGGTTAGATCTGATTGTGTGAGTAGTTCTGATTTTTTACAGCAAGAAATgggaagaaaaatgaaagacaaGTATTGGGGGCAATGGCATGAAAATTTGGAATTGCAAAATGAGACGGCAAAGGGAAAGGAGAAGGTCAAGGAAAATATGAACTTGCtgatttttgttgttgttgttgtacttGATCCTAGATACAAACTCTCACAATATACAGAAATTACAATCGATGAGATGTATGGAGATGGTGTTGGGCAGAAAGTTTGGGCTGCAATTACCAAATATTTGCATGAACTTTTTGAAGAATATAGGAACAATCGTTCTTCTCCAAGTGAAGTGCCCTCTCAGCCAAGTGATTCACCCCCATCTAACCAAGGTGGAGAGAGTGCTAGAAAGTTGAAGAGTAGAATTGCAAAGAAGATGAAGCTGAATAGTGGAACAGCAAGCAGTTGCAACAGGGGCAGCAAGACTGAATTGGATAGATACTTGGCCGAAGAGTGTGGAGAAGATTGTAAAAAGTTTGATATTCTTACTTGGTGGAAGGGGCAGTCAACTAGATTTCCCATATTGTCCAGCTTGGCTCGTGCTCGCCATCCCAATCTCCACCGTTGCTAGTGAATCTGCCTTTAGCACATGTGGCCGCATTCTAGATGATTTTAGGAGTTCACTCACTCCATTTATGGTAGAAGCTCTTGTTTGCACTCAAGATTGGCTTTGAAGAGGAACTCCTATCAATATTGTAGAGAATACAGAAGAGTTGACTAAACTAGaagaaggaaactatttattgtACTATTTATTTGTTGTTTTCAACAATGAAAAATTATTTAACATATCCATTGTTTGCAGATATTATTCAGGAATTTAAGGACAAAGCAATTGCTGATGCACATGCTGCCAAGTCACAAATCCAAGACAGCAAAAAGAAGATGGT containing:
- the LOC120666344 gene encoding uncharacterized protein LOC120666344, which encodes MAFHVACPITCRRVCDCELGFGAAAAAWAGAAAALEGFLADPWLLRPPGAGVGDGATVQVEVPPLDPGPEDGEGEARRAAAQRGADAAEDFARRLESGDYGSPEAEGDEDEWDGEDQGNASVKVMCRLCCFGENEGSTKAAKMLPCKLCNKKYHRNCLKSWGEHRDLFHWSSWVCPSCRSCEVCRRPGDPNKLMFCKRCDGAYHCYCQQPSHKNVTHGPYLCPKHTRCHSCGSGVPGSGHSTRWFLGYTCCDACGRLFVKGNYCPICLKVYRDSEVIPMVCCDVCEKWVHIECDGISEEKYQQFQADQNLQYTCAACRGECSQIRDTEDAIRELWKRRDVVDQELMVSLRAAAALPSLEDVSPSYPNSDEEKPAPYVLKNDGRNTLKFSLKSNSSKAPSDTPEQEKIVLKSSGSNKKPSKKKGGQGNKTNDGHDEIFLERRHDAKSSNNRLGDQSIDGNHDRSPLKNDGNAYSSSTRSSEKNLKSPSMKAVANNVDMIPKVKIKGSKILHLKDAGDESTPKNDTGKGTKLVIHLGSRHKTRSGSPKSELSNSQKEQDMGSIHGGKIDVTSQLKSSRSEIKEKSVMKLVRETGTQQRNSLLGDLGTSKKHATGKRSNALISGMENANETGTRNRSFGLKQSHSSQVNEKQGTAALFSSDSSDNLKPSLLKLKFKRPHFEQLNTQASQPEEPATWASQQEEQLNVAKGQRSKRKRPSMEKVDDSDGKIPAKRHQQSTDDEVMDANWILRKLGKDAIGKRIEVHQASDGKWHQGVVANVVSGALCIRLDNGRSEDVELGKQAIRLIAGSKGRKR